In the Terriglobus sp. RCC_193 genome, AGCCACATTCGACAAACAGCCCAGTTGGGTGAAGCACCGGATCTACACACAGACCTTTCGGATTGAGGGCGAGGCAACACACGACCAGGTGCGTGAAATGCTCCGGACTATGCTGGCCGATCGATTCAGCCTGCAGATTCATGAATTCACCAAGGAAGGAGTGGTGAACAGGCTTGTGATGAGCAAACCCGGCGTGCTGGGATCAAAGATTAAGCCACATCCGGCAGGGGCGAACTGCTCGACCCAAGAGGATGCGTCAGTGGGCAAAGCGCCTGACGCTTCCACACCTCCCGTGACGAACTGTGGCTTTAGTTACTACTACCTGCCCGGAGGAGTACTACATGTTGCCTTAACCGACACGACGATTGCCGACGCGGGGCGGGCTTTGACCAGCATCGGTGTCGGAGGCATAGAGACCAAGCCGCTCCTGGACGGGACAGGGCTGACCGGGAAGTACGATCTAACGCTGGAGTTTCGCCCCGACAGCGGCAGCCCTCGCATCAATCCAGGAGCGGACGACGGTGACGCACCAACACTGATTCAGGCGCTGGCGCAGCAACTCGGGATGCGGTTGGAAAGTGGAACGGGACCAGTCAGGATCGTAATCATCGATCACATCTCTGAGCCGACTCCAGACTGATCCTTGGCATCCGTCTCTTTCTTCCTGCGGAAACCAGGTGGTCTTTAATCACACGAGGCTGCGCTGGTTGCCGTGGCAGCGCAAGAATTACTACCGGGAAACACTCCTGTGAGAAGGCAAAACCTGGCGACACTCATCTTCCTAAGTAGTCCTACATCCCCAACGTGGATGAGTTTTTTGAAGAGTAGAAAACTTCCAGGAGAAGATATCTTGCGTTTCTCTTCTGCAGAGTCTTCAATGGCTCCCACATAGAGGAATGCGATGAATCGACAGTTGCAGCCTGCCCTTACCGCCTTTGCCGTCGGACTGATTGGCCTTGGTGTTCTCGCCCTCATTCACGGCGACTTTGCGCTCGTCTGGCAGCCTGTACCGGTTTCGCTCCCGGGCCGGTCCGTCCTCGCTTACGCTTCCGGTTTGCTGATGTTCTTTGGCGGTATCGGCCTGCTCTTCCGCGCCTCCGCTGCGTGGTCGGCCCGCCTCCTCTTCCCCTATCTTTTCGTTTGGCTGCTGCTCAAAGTACCCGCACTCGTCGTGGCTCCCAAAATGGAAGCCGTCTGGCTGGGCTTCGGTGAGATCGCCGTCCTCTTCGCAGCAGGATGGGTCGTCTTCGCCACGCTCGCCGAACCCAGTTCAGCCCCGATCCTCACACTCGTCTCGGGTCAATGGGGCATCCGCCTGGCGACCATGCTTTTCGGTATCGCCTTGATCCCCATCGGTCTCTCACACATCGTCTATACCAGCCAGACCGTTGCTCTCATTCCAACGTGGCTCCCCTTCAGAACCGCGTTGGCCTACCTCACCGGTGCCGGACAGATCATCTGTGGCGTGGCCGTTTTGTTGTCAATCTTTCCGCGCATTGCCGCAGCGGTCGAGGCCGCAATGGTCAGCCTGTTTGCCATCCTCGTTTGGCTTCCTGCAATCCTCGCCTCACCCAAGGCCAGGCTTCCCTGGACAGCGTTCTTCATCACTTGGTTCTTCGCTTCCAGCGCCTGGGTCGTGTCGCGCGGCATATCTTCTGACCTGCGCACACCCGATGTCGCTACGAAAAAGTGACGTTCCCCTCTTCATGACCCTGGATTGGCATCGCCAGCGGGCTTCCATGTTTCACTTCGAATAGCCAAAGAGCGCATCGAAAACCTTAGCCGCGATGTCTCGGATCTCGGTTGCTCCAATCGCCTTCGGAGCAAACTTGGATTCGAGCTGCAGTGCGGAAAGCGTTGCGAACATCGCATGAACGGCTGCGGAGCGACTGATCGATCCCTTACCCTTTGGCGCCGGCCCCAGCAATTCCACATACCTCTTCTCCTCGTCCGCTGAAACAACGGAAGTGTAGGTTTGATTCAACCGCTCTTTCGCTTCGGGATGACGGACGACAAACAGCCGGTACTCTAAAAGCAACAGCCCCCAGGTGTCATTCGTAGCGAACTCCAGAACATACTTCCGCATGGCAGTGAGATTGCCTTCGATGCTTTTCGAAAAGGACAGCAACTCCTGCATCTTCGCCCTGTACCGAAGCGCCTGTGCCTCATAGAGAGCCAGAAAGACTTCTTCTTTGCTCTTGAATTGCCCATAGATCGCGCCCTTGGTACGCCCGGCTTCACTGGCAATGACACCGAGATCGGCCTTTTCATACCCGTCTCGAATGAAAATTTTCTCAGCTGCTGCTAAAAGAAGTCTTCGAGTCTCCTGGGTCTTCTGTTCGTGTTTGTTGAGTGTGGAAGCAGGCATGTCTTCTACTTTAGTGCGGATCGTCACAGTGAAGGGAACCCACGCTGCGGTAGACGTGTCTGCAATGGGAACACCCGGAGTTGGAATGATCGCTTTGTGTGACATTGTGGGCCCTTCCTGTACAGCAGTTCTTCTTAGCATCAGTTGCAGCAGACGTTGACCTTACCGAAATGCGTTCTGACCCACCGCCGCAACAGGGCGCACGGTAGATTCCTCACGTTTCAGAGAGGCCACATAGTGCTTTGCCAGCGCCTTCGCGAACTTGTCTGCCACTTCCGTGCTCTCGGATTGCATACGGATTGAGGCCTTGACCTGCTCCCTCTGATCCAGATGTCCGGTCGCATCGGTCAAATTCACGTCGAAGGTTACCTGTGTCGTACCAACGAACATGCCCACCGGTCCAAGCGCGGCGCGGTAGACCTGGTTTCCCTGCTTGAATGCCTGAACGCGGATCTTGATCGTGTAGGCCGGGCAGGATCCATCGGGTGGCACTTCGCCGTCACGGTAAACGTGGCTAACGGTCTTAACGCCCTGGAGACGGGAGATCACATGCTCATAAACCAAAGCCCGGTAAGCTGCTGGAACCTGTGATCCTTCCCAGTTTGGAGCCATGACCGATACGCTGCCGGGATTGGCGCTGACACCGGCACAGTTCTTTGGAACTGCCGACCGCTGTATAGCTACAGGTACTTTCTGGAATGTCGCCAAACCTGCCTCGGCCTGGACGGGCGACATGTTGAAGACAGCCGAATGCTTCCCTCCTCGACCGTCCACAAAATCAACCGTCAGCATCCCAACACGATGGTGCATCACCGCAGCGGCTGCCAGGCCTCCACCGTCAGGGATGACCATCCGGACGATCTGTCCGGTCATTCCCCATATCTCCACCCGATCAGAACCATTGCTCACCGCAACAATGGAACTGCGCGGGATACTCGTGTTCGATGACTTGGCGGTAAAGACCAGAGAATCGGCGCTCAGCACGAGCTTCCCTTTCTTGTTTGCCTTGGTATCGGGAAATCCGTACACGTGTTTGGCGTCTACTGTTGACCATGTAGCAACTGCACTGCTTGCATCCGTCGTTGCCTGCCCCTGCGTGACGGGCATAAAGCCCAGGTGAATCACCGCTAACAGAAGAACTTTCAAAGCTGTGCCATTTCTCAATTCCCAAGTCATAAGTCGCCCTCAATGCGTACTAATAGGTATATACCAATAAGTATCTATTTGACAAGCTGACCTCCTCGAGTGCCCGTCATTCTGAGCACAGCGAAGAATCCCGAGGAACTCTAGTCCTGCCAGGATCCTTGCAACCTTTCCAACCAAAACCCAAACCAGCTTCGTATCAGCGAAGCTCCAACGGTCCAAAAGACCGTCACCCAGCAAAACTCATACGGTCGTAGACCGTCATCCTGAACGAAGCGAAGCGGAGCTGAAGGACCTGCATTCCTACACACCCTCTACAACGCACCAGGCCCCCCATACCAACCACCAGCCACAAGACCGGGTGCCCCAGGTTCGCGAAGCTAACCTGGGTATTCGTGCGAAGCACGAACCAGCGAAGCTCAAAACACACGAAGTGCCCCAACAAAGCTCCAATGTCGAAAGGCCGCGCGGGTTTTGATTCATACTCCTGTTTGTTTTTTGGGCCGCGCGGTTCTTGATTGCGGATTTTTACGGCAGGGCTGAAGCCTGCCCTTCGAAAGAAGACGCGCTTTGCGCATTGGATCGCTCCTTTACCGCTCTGCCGAGGTTAGTTTCGCGAACCTGGGCACCCAGTTTTGGGCTGCTGGTTTGTTTTGGGTTTCCTAGTGCGTTGTAGTGGGTTGAGAGGAATGCAGGTCCTTCGACTCCGCTGCGCTTCGCTCAGGATGACGGTCTGCGACCGTACGAGCTTCGCCTTGCGAAGCTGGTTTGGGTTTGTGGCTGGAAGCTTCCAGGGCCTTGGCAGGATGAGGTTCGTCGGGATTCTTCGCTTTGCTCAGAATGACGGCCCAAGGGACGATCATGGCTGGCCGCTTCTTCAAGAACCGCACGAAGTACCGCCGAAGGGCATCGAGAAGTGCTGTCAAGCCCCTAAACCACCCAACCCCAACAAATCAAACCAAATAGAGTTGGCATGGTATTTCCCCCAAACCACTAAAATAGAAACAGGACAGAAAAGGGCCGCACAAAGCGCGGCCCTAACCCTTTGAGAAAGACGATTTTGCCCCTAACCCCAACAGGAAGACGATTTTACAGACACCAAAACCATAACCCCAATGAAAAGACGATTTTAGAAAACAGAGGGGGAGGGGGGCCCCCTGGTCAGGAACCGAGAAGTTCGCCGCTCTTCAACTGAAAGCCCCGCAGAAAATCCGCAGCGGGCATCCGCTTCTTACCCTCAAGCTGCACCTCATCGAAGACGATGGCCGAGCCGAACCCGCAACCCACTTCCATCGCTCTATCGCGTACGGTGAGCGTTCCAGACTGCTGGCCGTTCCCTGTTCCCTCGTTTGCAGGAGCAACATGCATCGCATGCACGATCAGCTTCTTTCCTCGCAACGAAGTGAAGGCTCCGGGCCAGGGCTGAAACCCCCGGAAACGCTGGTCAATCACGCGAGCAGGCTGCGTGAAGTCGATGCGTGCATCATCACGAGTCAGGATCGGCGCAAGGGTCGCCAGCGAATCATCCTGCTCTTCCGGCACGATGCTTCCAGCTTCAAGCCCCGCAAGCGTCTCTACCATCAACTCCGCACCAATCTGCGCGAGGGACACAAACAGCTCCGGCGAAGTGGTCGTATCTGTAATGGGAACAGACCGCTTCAACAGCATCGGCCCGGTATCGAGCCCGGCATTCAACCGCATCGTGGTCACGCCCGTTTCCGCATCGCCCGCCGCAATCGCCCACTGAATGGGTGCAGCGCCACGCCAGCGAGGCAACAGCGAACCATGCCCATTGATGCAGCCATGCTTCGGCAGGTCCAGCATCCATTGCGGAATGATGCGGCCATACGCGACCACGATGATGGCATCGGGCGCAATGGCTTCCAGCGTGGAGCGAAGCTCCTGGTTGGTCTTGAGCTTCTCCGGCTGCAGCACGGGGATACCGTGCGCCGTTGCAGCCACCTTAACGGGCGTAGGATTCACCTCGCCACTGCGGCCCACCGGCTTGTCCGGCTGCGACACCACCAGCGCCACCCCATGCCCGGCGGTAAGGAGTGCCTCCAGAGTAGGAACAGCGAAATTTGGTGTGCCGCAGAAGACCAGCTTCATGCGATTACCACTCGCCGTTCTTGATGAGCTTGCGGATGCGCCGCAGAATCAGGTCCTTCTTCAGCCGTGAAAGCCGGTCGATGAACAGGATGCCGTCGAGGTGGTCCAGCTCATGCTGGAAGGCGCGCGACAGCAGTTCCTCACCATCAATCTCAAACCACTTGCCGTTCACATCCTGTGCACGCATACGCACGCGGAAGTGGCGGCTCACCTTGTCACGGATATCCGGCAGCGAGAGACAGCCCTCTTCCTCGGTCTGCTTCCCTTCCTTCTCAATGATCTCCGGATTGATCAGGACAAGGCGATCTTCCGGGTTCTTACCCACGGAGAGATCGACGATATACATGCGCTTGCTGATACCGATCTGCGGCGCAGCCAGACCGATGCCTTCAGCGGCGTACATGCTCTCGAACATGTCGTCCGCCAGCTTCTTCAGGTCGGCGTTGAACTCGGTAACAGGCTCTGCCTTCTTCTGCAGCACCGGCTCCGGATACTTCACGATGGGATAGATCATTGCCTTAGAACTTCCGGATCTGCTCAAGATAACCATTGAGGTTGCGCTGCGTTTCCACCAGGCTGTCGCCACCGAACTTCTCCAGCGCCAACCGTGCCAGCGTAATGGCGACCATCGCCTCAGCCGCCACACCAGCAGCAGGGACCACGCAGACATCGCTGCGTTCATACGCCGCCTTAACCGGTTCGCGGGTGTCGAAGTTCACCGACGCCAGCGGACGGCGCAGCGTGCTGATGGGCTTCAGATAGCCGCGCACGGTCACGTCCTGACCGTTGGAGATGCCACCTTCAATGCCACCCGCATTATTGCTCTCACGGGTGAAGCGCGTGTGCGCTGCGGCAGCTTCCTCTTCCGTGGCGTAGTGAATGGCGTCGTGCACGGTCGATCCCATGGACTCCGCAGCCGTCACACCGCGGCCAATCTCAACCGCCTTGACCGCCTGCAGACTCATCACCGCCTGCGCCAGCAATCCATCCAGGCGGCCTTCCCAGGTCACGTGGCTTCCGATGCCGGCAGGCACGCCATGCGCTACCACCTCAAAGACCCCACCCACGGTATCCCCGGTACGCAGCGCCTTATCCACTTCGCCCTTCATCTGCTGCTCGACTTCAGGATCAATGCAGTTCAGCAGGACGGCCTCACGCGCGGTGCTGGCAACAATCTCGTCCCACTGGTAAGGCCGCTGCAGTTCCACAGCGCCGACACGAACCACGTGCGAAAGCACCTCAATCCCCAATGAGCGCAGGAGCATCTTGGCAATGGCGCCAGCGGCCACGCGTGCCGTGGATTCGCGTGCGGACGCGCGTTCCAGGATGTAACGGGCATCCGCGAAGTTGTACTTCAGAGCGCCTGCCAGATCTGCATGGCCCGGGCGCGGCGATGCCACAGCCTTATGCCGCGAGGGATCGCCTTCTTCCACTGGGAGAATCTCTTCCCAGTTCTTCCAGTCGCGGTTGGCAATGGTCATCGCAATGGGCGAACCAATGGTCTTACCGTGACGAACACCGGAGAGGATATGCGCGGTATCCGTCTCGATACGCATGCGACCGCCGCGGCCGAAGCCCTGCTGGCGCCGCCACAGTTCACGTGCAAGGAATGCGCTGTCCACCGGAACCCCGGCGGGGAGGCCGCTGAGCATGGCCACAAGAGCCTCTCCGTGGCTTTCACCGGCTGTAGAGAATTGAAGCATCTTCCACCCTGATCAAAACTCGATTGTAACAAGTAGCGAGAGGGGTTTTCAGTGCGGATCATGGAGGCGTCCGCTGACAACGAGTGCAAAATCTGTACGAAAACAGGGCAACGTCTCACCCGAAAGGTGGGTCGGTTTGGCTCCGCTGTGGCATAGCTGACCCGAAGGGTGAGGACTAGGCTGTCTTTTGTAAACCTATGGAAATTCAGAATCAAAGTGATATCACGCCCCTGCTGAATGAGGAGATCCGTCGCTTTGAGACGGGTCGTGTGGCGTGGCTGCATTTCACACCCGAAGTGGAGAACCGATACCTGCGCGATACCGCAGCATCGCGTGCGAACACGCTGCTGACCCACGGCCTGTTCGCGGGCATTGTGTACGACTTCTTCCTTCTCAGTGACTACTTCATGGCGCCAGACCATATCCTCCGCGCCGCATTTGTACGCCTCTTAATCTTCACGCCCATCATGCTCCTGGCCGCAACCATTGTTCGATACCAGCAGAATGTAGCGTTACGCGAAATCAGCGTAGCGATCGCCTGCCTGACGGGAACCCTGGGCATCCTTTATCTGCATCACGGGATCAATAGCACGGTCTCCATCGAGGCGCAGCTGGGACTGATCCTGATGCTGTTAGGCATGAATTGCCTGATCCGCCTTGAGCTGGTTTATGCCACTGCGACAACGTTACTGATGGCAGTGGCAGACGTGCTGTGGCTAAAGAACGATGACTTTCTCCCTGTGACGCATAAGTTAGTGGTTGGCGGCATGATGGTGTGGTCTGTGCTGCTGACGCTTGCTGCCAACTATGCCATCTCGCGTGATCGCCGTTTCTCCTATCTTCTGCAACTACATGGAAGACTGCAGAGAGGCATGCTGGCCGATGCAAATGCAGAACTCGTGGCGCTTTCCTCCACGGACCGCCTCACTGGATTGCCAAACCGGCTGGCCTATGACTCACGACTGACACTCATATGGAATATGACCAGGGAAAGCCGTACGCCGCTCAGCGTAGTGATGGTGGATGTCGACCATTTCAAGCTTGTGAACGACACCTATGGCCATCCCTATGGCGACCGCGTTCTGCAACGTGTCGCGTCGCTGCTGCAGCAGGCGCTGCGTGAGGAGGACGACTTTGTGGCGCGCATAGGAGGCGAGGAATTCGTGGTGCTGCTGCCCCATACCGACTCCATTTCCGCAGTCAAAGTGGCGGAACGTATCCGTACCCTGGTGCAGGTAGCCGGTTCACCCGCACTGCAGCGAGATACAACACTACATCATGAGGTCTGGACCACAGTCAGTTGTGGCGTAGCCACTCAGTTGCCCTCCCATGCAGGCAGTGATCCGGCGCAACTGATTGCGGATGCGGACGCGGCCATGTACCGGGCAAAACAGGAAGGAAGAAACCGCGTGTGCTGCGCGCCTATCCCGCCGTCGCCCGCACGACTGACCATCTTCCCGGGTGGTGCACAACGCGCTTAGCGCCTGTGCTTTGCTGCGTATAAAACGGTTCCGCCACGCGAAAATCTTTCGCGAGTGCTACGCTTAATGCCATGGCGATGACCCTTTTTCAACACCTGCGCCAGCGCCACACGCCTGAACTGGCGGCGCTGATTACCGCGATTGCCGATGGCGCGACAACCATTGAACGCAGGATCCGTACCGCTGGTCTGGACGATATTCTGGGCGCGGCTGGCAGCGAAAACGTGCAGGGCGAAGCGCAACAGAAGCTGGACGTTCTTGCAGACAACACGCTCATCGAAGTCATGAAGGCGTTGCCATCCGTGGCTGCCGTAGTCAGTGAAGAAGATGAAGAGCCTGTGATCTTTGAGAACCGGCCCGACGCGAAGTTCATTGCTATCTTTGATCCGCTCGATGGTTCCTCCAACATCGACGTCAATGTCAACGTGGGAACCATTGTTTCCATCCAGGCATTGAAGCCCGGCGTCTCCGTGAAGGAAGCCATTCTGCAGCCCGGTTCAGAGCAGATTGCCGCGCTGTATGTGAATTACGGCCCATCCACGATTCTGGTCTACACAGCAGGTGATGGCGTGCATGCCTTCACACTCGCCGAGGGTGAGTTTCTGCTAAGCAGCGAAGGCATGAAGATGCCCGAGCAGGGACCGTATTACTCGATGAACGAGGGCAACATCGGCGAATCG is a window encoding:
- the fmt gene encoding methionyl-tRNA formyltransferase is translated as MKLVFCGTPNFAVPTLEALLTAGHGVALVVSQPDKPVGRSGEVNPTPVKVAATAHGIPVLQPEKLKTNQELRSTLEAIAPDAIIVVAYGRIIPQWMLDLPKHGCINGHGSLLPRWRGAAPIQWAIAAGDAETGVTTMRLNAGLDTGPMLLKRSVPITDTTTSPELFVSLAQIGAELMVETLAGLEAGSIVPEEQDDSLATLAPILTRDDARIDFTQPARVIDQRFRGFQPWPGAFTSLRGKKLIVHAMHVAPANEGTGNGQQSGTLTVRDRAMEVGCGFGSAIVFDEVQLEGKKRMPAADFLRGFQLKSGELLGS
- a CDS encoding DoxX family protein; this encodes MNRQLQPALTAFAVGLIGLGVLALIHGDFALVWQPVPVSLPGRSVLAYASGLLMFFGGIGLLFRASAAWSARLLFPYLFVWLLLKVPALVVAPKMEAVWLGFGEIAVLFAAGWVVFATLAEPSSAPILTLVSGQWGIRLATMLFGIALIPIGLSHIVYTSQTVALIPTWLPFRTALAYLTGAGQIICGVAVLLSIFPRIAAAVEAAMVSLFAILVWLPAILASPKARLPWTAFFITWFFASSAWVVSRGISSDLRTPDVATKK
- a CDS encoding TIGR03435 family protein; the encoded protein is MTGKEAVGTLLIAACAIGSLKGQVPQSAQPKQDPTAATATPLAFETVSVKPSPPGSFPFVSAFVRNKTAPIYGLQTMVVPVQMTIAYAYHMQMSEAKATFDKQPSWVKHRIYTQTFRIEGEATHDQVREMLRTMLADRFSLQIHEFTKEGVVNRLVMSKPGVLGSKIKPHPAGANCSTQEDASVGKAPDASTPPVTNCGFSYYYLPGGVLHVALTDTTIADAGRALTSIGVGGIETKPLLDGTGLTGKYDLTLEFRPDSGSPRINPGADDGDAPTLIQALAQQLGMRLESGTGPVRIVIIDHISEPTPD
- a CDS encoding TetR family transcriptional regulator, giving the protein MPASTLNKHEQKTQETRRLLLAAAEKIFIRDGYEKADLGVIASEAGRTKGAIYGQFKSKEEVFLALYEAQALRYRAKMQELLSFSKSIEGNLTAMRKYVLEFATNDTWGLLLLEYRLFVVRHPEAKERLNQTYTSVVSADEEKRYVELLGPAPKGKGSISRSAAVHAMFATLSALQLESKFAPKAIGATEIRDIAAKVFDALFGYSK
- a CDS encoding diguanylate cyclase domain-containing protein → MEIQNQSDITPLLNEEIRRFETGRVAWLHFTPEVENRYLRDTAASRANTLLTHGLFAGIVYDFFLLSDYFMAPDHILRAAFVRLLIFTPIMLLAATIVRYQQNVALREISVAIACLTGTLGILYLHHGINSTVSIEAQLGLILMLLGMNCLIRLELVYATATTLLMAVADVLWLKNDDFLPVTHKLVVGGMMVWSVLLTLAANYAISRDRRFSYLLQLHGRLQRGMLADANAELVALSSTDRLTGLPNRLAYDSRLTLIWNMTRESRTPLSVVMVDVDHFKLVNDTYGHPYGDRVLQRVASLLQQALREEDDFVARIGGEEFVVLLPHTDSISAVKVAERIRTLVQVAGSPALQRDTTLHHEVWTTVSCGVATQLPSHAGSDPAQLIADADAAMYRAKQEGRNRVCCAPIPPSPARLTIFPGGAQRA
- the def gene encoding peptide deformylase, translating into MIYPIVKYPEPVLQKKAEPVTEFNADLKKLADDMFESMYAAEGIGLAAPQIGISKRMYIVDLSVGKNPEDRLVLINPEIIEKEGKQTEEEGCLSLPDIRDKVSRHFRVRMRAQDVNGKWFEIDGEELLSRAFQHELDHLDGILFIDRLSRLKKDLILRRIRKLIKNGEW
- the fbp gene encoding class 1 fructose-bisphosphatase is translated as MAMTLFQHLRQRHTPELAALITAIADGATTIERRIRTAGLDDILGAAGSENVQGEAQQKLDVLADNTLIEVMKALPSVAAVVSEEDEEPVIFENRPDAKFIAIFDPLDGSSNIDVNVNVGTIVSIQALKPGVSVKEAILQPGSEQIAALYVNYGPSTILVYTAGDGVHAFTLAEGEFLLSSEGMKMPEQGPYYSMNEGNIGESQQVYSKAISRFRDGTLVGGKKYSSRYVGSFIADFHRTLLKGGVFLYPATKKAPNGKLRLLYEANPLSFIAEQAGGAASNGRYRILEIVPTEPHVRTPLIIGSQSEVAAIGGLISISPRE
- the aroC gene encoding chorismate synthase; its protein translation is MLQFSTAGESHGEALVAMLSGLPAGVPVDSAFLARELWRRQQGFGRGGRMRIETDTAHILSGVRHGKTIGSPIAMTIANRDWKNWEEILPVEEGDPSRHKAVASPRPGHADLAGALKYNFADARYILERASARESTARVAAGAIAKMLLRSLGIEVLSHVVRVGAVELQRPYQWDEIVASTAREAVLLNCIDPEVEQQMKGEVDKALRTGDTVGGVFEVVAHGVPAGIGSHVTWEGRLDGLLAQAVMSLQAVKAVEIGRGVTAAESMGSTVHDAIHYATEEEAAAAHTRFTRESNNAGGIEGGISNGQDVTVRGYLKPISTLRRPLASVNFDTREPVKAAYERSDVCVVPAAGVAAEAMVAITLARLALEKFGGDSLVETQRNLNGYLEQIRKF